The following are encoded in a window of Numida meleagris isolate 19003 breed g44 Domestic line chromosome 13, NumMel1.0, whole genome shotgun sequence genomic DNA:
- the GPR146 gene encoding probable G-protein coupled receptor 146 isoform X3: MQCTRTTTLCRNKPTRHVSQHLVPCQMLHTGTARLQLSPSTRVVFSEKEAGLHLRVTIFWAAPHRDERLEFLLSLRWKGSDLMEKMSLPAIKKQQGTAYQKSW, from the exons ATGCAATGCACCAGAACCACCACACTGTGCAGAAACAAACCAACCCGACACGTGTCACAGCATCTCGTTCCATGCCAGATGCTTCATACTGGGACCGCTCGGCTTCAGCTCTCCCCCAGCACGCGCGTTGTTTTCAGTGAGAAGGAAGCT gGGCTCCATCTTCGAGTGACGATCTTCTGGGCTGCACCTCAC AGAGATGAGAGGTTGGAGTTTCTGCTGAGCTTACGTTGGAAGGGTTCTGACTTGATGGAGAAAATGTCTCTGCCAGCCATCAAGAAACAGCAGGGCACTGCCTACCAG